In a single window of the Zea mays cultivar B73 chromosome 5, Zm-B73-REFERENCE-NAM-5.0, whole genome shotgun sequence genome:
- the LOC100382026 gene encoding uncharacterized protein LOC100382026, translated as MEGCRGSPTLLPLCSMITGIRGCHQRAPAPRRSSLSSHALGRLELRCGRPPLTHSAAGRRRACGSGPALDSPSRCFAVSCFLLAAFGAYTRCTSVQSSNVLLERRAGSKGCSCR; from the coding sequence ATGGAAGGTTGCCGCGGATCCCCCAccctcctccccctctgctccaTGATTACGGGGATCCGAGGCTGCCATCAACGCGCACCAGCTCCCCGGAGAAGTAGCCTGTCATCCCACGCGCTCGGCCGCCTGGAGTTACGGTGCGGTAGGCCGCCGCTCACGCACTCGGCCGCTGGGAGGCGGCGTGCGTGCGGGAGTGGGCCTGCATTGGATTCTCCGAGCAGATGCTTCGCAGTGTCGTGCTTCCTCTTGGCGGCTTTCGGCGCCTACACGAGATGTACATCCGTCCAGTCCAGCAACGTGCTGCTGGAGCGCCGCGCGGGCAGCAAAGGCTGCAGTTGCCGGTGA